Proteins encoded within one genomic window of Acidovorax sp. 107:
- a CDS encoding SPFH domain-containing protein encodes MEIAIVLLIIAVIFIARSVKVVPQQNAWVKERLGKYAGTLTPGLNFLIPFVDKVAYKHSLKEIPLDVPSQVCITRDNTQLQVDGILYFQVTDPMRASYGSSNYITAVTQLAQTSLRSVIGKLELDKTFEERDIINAQVVQAIDEAALNWGVKVLRYEIKDLTPPKEILHAMQAQITAEREKRALIAASEGRRQEQINIATGEREAFIARSEGEKQAVINKAQGEAESIKAVADANAQAIERVAAAIRQPGGEQAVQLKVAERAVDAYSQVASDATTTLIVPSNMTEVSALIGSAMKMVQTSQKAG; translated from the coding sequence ATGGAAATTGCCATCGTCCTCCTGATCATTGCCGTGATCTTCATCGCCCGCTCGGTCAAGGTCGTGCCCCAGCAAAACGCCTGGGTCAAGGAACGCCTGGGCAAATATGCGGGTACGCTGACCCCGGGGCTGAACTTTCTGATTCCCTTCGTGGACAAGGTCGCCTACAAGCACAGCCTGAAGGAAATTCCGCTCGATGTGCCCAGCCAGGTCTGCATCACGCGCGACAACACGCAGCTGCAGGTGGATGGCATCCTGTACTTTCAGGTCACCGACCCGATGCGCGCCAGCTACGGCTCCAGCAACTACATCACGGCCGTGACCCAGCTGGCGCAGACCTCGCTGCGCTCGGTCATCGGCAAGCTCGAACTCGACAAGACCTTTGAAGAGCGCGACATCATCAACGCGCAGGTGGTGCAGGCCATCGACGAAGCTGCACTGAACTGGGGTGTGAAGGTGCTGCGCTACGAGATCAAGGACCTGACTCCACCCAAGGAAATCCTGCACGCCATGCAGGCCCAGATCACTGCAGAACGGGAAAAACGCGCACTGATCGCCGCCTCCGAAGGCCGCCGCCAGGAGCAGATCAATATCGCCACAGGCGAGCGTGAGGCCTTCATCGCCCGCTCCGAGGGCGAAAAGCAGGCCGTCATCAACAAGGCCCAGGGCGAGGCCGAATCCATCAAGGCCGTGGCCGACGCCAACGCCCAGGCCATCGAACGCGTGGCCGCCGCCATCCGCCAGCCCGGCGGCGAGCAGGCGGTGCAGCTCAAGGTGGCCGAAAGGGCCGTGGACGCTTACAGCCAGGTCGCGTCAGACGCCACCACCACCCTCATCGTGCCCAGCAATATGACCGAGGTGTCGGCGTTGATCGGTTCGGCAATGAAGATGGTGCAGACATCGCAGAAAGCGGGCTGA
- a CDS encoding NfeD family protein: MEASTIWWLAAGAVVVAELLTGTFYLLMVALGLVAAALAAHLGLASALQMVSAAIVGGGAVVACYLLRKKRPGDPSARADRSVNMDVGETIHIESWNPDGTTTVKYRGAQWTAIHRPGVTPSTGMHRVAELVGNRLLVDPL, encoded by the coding sequence ATGGAGGCATCCACCATCTGGTGGCTGGCAGCGGGGGCCGTGGTCGTGGCAGAACTGCTCACCGGCACGTTCTATCTGCTGATGGTGGCCCTGGGGCTGGTCGCCGCCGCCCTGGCCGCCCATCTAGGCCTGGCGTCCGCGCTGCAGATGGTGTCGGCCGCCATCGTGGGCGGCGGGGCCGTCGTGGCCTGCTACTTGCTGCGGAAAAAACGCCCTGGCGACCCGTCGGCACGCGCGGACCGCAGTGTGAACATGGATGTGGGCGAAACCATCCACATCGAGAGCTGGAACCCCGACGGCACCACCACCGTGAAGTACCGGGGCGCCCAATGGACCGCCATCCACCGCCCTGGGGTCACCCCCTCGACCGGCATGCACCGTGTCGCTGAACTGGTGGGCAATCGCCTGCTGGTGGACCCGCTGTAA
- a CDS encoding arginine/lysine/ornithine decarboxylase has translation MKFRFPIIIIDEDYRSENTSGLGIRALAQAIEAEGFEVVGVTSYGDLSQFAQQQSRASAFILSIDDEEFTVGEGLDPIVLSLRNFIGEVRRKNTEVPIYVHGETKTSRHLPNDILRELHGFIHMFEDTPEFVARHIIREAKSYLESVQPPFFKALLDYAEDGSYSWHCPGHSGGVAFLKSPVGQMYHQFYGENMLRADVCNAVEELGQLLDHNGAIGESERNAARIFNADHCFFVTNGTSTSNKMVWHHTVAPGDVVVVDRNCHKSILHSIIMTGAIPVFMKPTRNHFGIIGPIPQSEFEPKAIEAKIKANPLLKGVDAKKVKPRVLTLTQSTYDGVLYNTETIKGMLDGYVDNLHFDEAWLPHAAFHPFYGSYHAMGKKRTRPKHSVTYATQSIHKLLAGISQASHVLVQDSQTTKLDRHLFNEAYLMHTSTSPQYSIIASCDVAAAMMEPPGGTALVEESILEALDFRRAMRQVEEEFGKNDWWFKVWGPEKLTDEGIGRAEDWIIRSDSKSKKGSKWHGFGQLADGFNMLDPIKSTIVTPGLSLDGKFDKTGIPASIVTKYLAEHGVVVEKTGLYSFFIMFTIGITKGRWNTLLTALQQFKDDYEKNQPMWRILPEFCQQHKRYERMGLKDLCQHVHEMYAKYDIARLTTEMYLSDLTPSMKPSDAYAHIAHRTTERVEIDHLEGRITVGLVTPYPPGIPLLIPGEVFNKKIVDYLKFAREFAKLCPGFETDIHGLVEVEDENGQVRYYADCVAEQGKPGKNPKPLATAKNLVQVGDDGPYGRNV, from the coding sequence ATGAAGTTTCGCTTTCCCATCATCATCATCGATGAAGACTATCGTTCCGAGAACACCTCGGGGCTTGGCATTCGTGCGCTCGCGCAGGCCATCGAGGCCGAGGGCTTCGAAGTGGTCGGTGTCACCAGCTATGGCGATCTCTCGCAGTTTGCCCAGCAGCAAAGCCGTGCCAGTGCTTTCATCTTGTCCATCGACGATGAAGAGTTCACCGTGGGCGAGGGGCTGGACCCCATCGTGCTGAGCCTGCGCAACTTCATTGGCGAGGTGCGGCGCAAGAACACCGAAGTGCCCATCTATGTGCACGGCGAGACCAAGACCAGCCGCCACCTGCCCAACGACATCCTGCGCGAGCTGCACGGCTTTATCCACATGTTCGAGGACACCCCCGAATTCGTGGCGCGCCACATCATCCGCGAAGCCAAGAGCTACCTCGAAAGCGTGCAGCCGCCGTTCTTCAAGGCGCTGCTGGACTACGCCGAAGACGGCTCGTACAGCTGGCATTGCCCCGGCCACTCGGGTGGCGTGGCCTTCTTGAAGAGCCCCGTGGGCCAGATGTACCACCAGTTCTATGGCGAGAACATGCTGCGTGCCGACGTGTGCAATGCGGTGGAAGAACTGGGCCAGCTGCTGGACCACAACGGCGCCATCGGCGAGAGCGAGCGCAATGCGGCGCGCATCTTCAACGCCGACCACTGCTTCTTCGTGACCAACGGCACTTCCACCTCCAACAAGATGGTGTGGCACCACACCGTCGCCCCGGGCGACGTGGTGGTGGTGGACCGCAACTGTCACAAGTCCATCCTGCACAGCATCATCATGACCGGCGCCATCCCCGTGTTCATGAAGCCCACGCGCAACCACTTCGGCATCATCGGGCCCATCCCCCAGAGCGAGTTCGAGCCCAAGGCCATCGAGGCCAAGATCAAGGCCAACCCCTTGCTCAAGGGCGTGGACGCCAAGAAGGTCAAGCCGCGCGTGCTGACGCTGACGCAGTCCACCTACGACGGGGTGCTCTACAACACCGAGACCATCAAGGGCATGCTCGATGGCTACGTGGACAACCTGCACTTTGACGAGGCCTGGCTGCCGCACGCGGCTTTCCACCCGTTCTATGGCAGCTACCACGCCATGGGCAAGAAGCGCACGCGCCCCAAGCATTCGGTGACGTACGCCACGCAGTCCATCCACAAGCTGCTGGCCGGCATCAGCCAGGCATCACATGTGCTGGTGCAGGACTCGCAGACCACCAAGCTCGACCGCCACCTGTTCAACGAGGCGTACCTGATGCACACCAGCACCAGCCCTCAGTACAGCATCATCGCCAGCTGCGATGTGGCCGCCGCGATGATGGAACCGCCCGGCGGCACCGCGCTGGTGGAAGAAAGCATTCTCGAAGCCCTGGACTTCCGCCGTGCCATGCGCCAGGTGGAGGAGGAGTTCGGCAAGAACGACTGGTGGTTCAAGGTCTGGGGCCCTGAGAAGCTCACCGACGAAGGCATTGGCCGTGCGGAGGACTGGATCATCCGCAGCGACAGCAAGAGCAAGAAGGGCAGCAAGTGGCACGGCTTCGGCCAGCTGGCCGACGGCTTCAACATGCTGGACCCGATCAAGTCCACCATCGTCACGCCCGGCCTGAGCCTGGACGGCAAGTTCGACAAGACCGGCATCCCCGCATCGATCGTGACCAAATACCTCGCCGAGCACGGTGTGGTGGTGGAGAAGACGGGCCTGTACAGCTTCTTCATCATGTTCACCATCGGCATCACCAAGGGCCGCTGGAACACGCTGCTGACTGCGCTGCAGCAGTTCAAGGACGACTACGAGAAGAACCAGCCCATGTGGCGCATCCTTCCCGAGTTCTGCCAGCAGCACAAGCGGTACGAGCGCATGGGCCTCAAGGACCTGTGCCAGCACGTGCACGAGATGTACGCCAAGTACGACATTGCACGCCTGACCACTGAGATGTACCTGTCGGACCTCACGCCGTCCATGAAGCCCTCGGACGCGTATGCACACATCGCGCACCGCACGACCGAGCGTGTGGAGATCGACCACCTGGAAGGCCGCATCACCGTGGGCCTGGTCACGCCGTACCCGCCGGGCATTCCGCTGTTGATTCCGGGCGAAGTGTTCAACAAGAAGATCGTGGATTACCTCAAGTTCGCGCGCGAATTCGCCAAGCTGTGCCCCGGCTTCGAGACCGACATCCACGGCCTGGTAGAAGTGGAAGACGAGAACGGCCAAGTGCGCTACTACGCCGACTGCGTGGCAGAGCAAGGCAAGCCCGGCAAGAACCCCAAGCCGCTGGCAACTGCCAAGAACCTGGTACAGGTGGGCGACGACGGTCCCTACGGACGCAACGTGTAA
- a CDS encoding fasciclin domain-containing protein, giving the protein MTLRFNARLATIALTAAMAAAAMPAMAQVMVGGAPMLASKDIIDNAVNSKDHTTLVAAVKAAGLVETLKGPGPFTVFAPTNAAFAALPAGTVDTLLKPESKPTLTKVLTYHVVAGKYDAAALSKMIADGKGMASLKTVAGGTLMAKASGNAIMVTDEKGGTATVTIADVYQSNGVIHVVDKVLLPN; this is encoded by the coding sequence ATGACCCTTCGATTCAATGCCCGCCTGGCCACCATCGCTCTGACTGCTGCCATGGCGGCTGCCGCAATGCCTGCCATGGCGCAGGTCATGGTGGGTGGTGCGCCCATGCTGGCCAGCAAGGACATCATCGACAACGCTGTGAACTCCAAGGACCACACCACGCTGGTGGCAGCGGTCAAGGCGGCAGGCCTGGTAGAGACGCTCAAGGGCCCCGGTCCGTTCACCGTGTTTGCGCCCACCAATGCGGCATTTGCCGCCCTGCCGGCCGGCACGGTGGACACGCTGCTCAAGCCCGAGAGCAAGCCCACGCTGACCAAGGTGCTCACCTACCACGTGGTGGCTGGCAAGTACGACGCTGCCGCGTTGTCGAAGATGATTGCCGATGGCAAAGGCATGGCCAGCCTCAAGACGGTGGCGGGTGGCACCCTCATGGCCAAGGCCAGCGGCAATGCCATCATGGTGACGGACGAAAAGGGCGGTACAGCGACGGTGACGATTGCCGACGTCTACCAGTCCAACGGTGTGATCCACGTGGTGGACAAGGTGTTGTTGCCCAACTGA
- a CDS encoding DNA ligase, producing the protein MLRRHCLAWLGLAPLAALTTPQAWAADAPALLLANVYHPGMRLADYWVSEKYDGVRGYWDGHTLHTRGGETVAAPAWFTAGWPDTPMDGELWAGRGRFSHAQSTVRQQQPDDAAWREMRFMVFDLPSHGGTFDQRLPALNKLVESLNQPWVQAVSQQRVASDAALQKLLLRTVRAGGEGLMLHRGASMYRAGRSDDLIKVKTHEDAEARVVAHLPGQGRHSGRLGALVVEMPSGQRFRLGAGLTDAERDHPPPVGSWVTYRFRGTHDSGVPRFASFVRVRDDMPPTR; encoded by the coding sequence ATGCTCCGCAGACACTGCCTGGCTTGGCTGGGCCTCGCGCCCCTGGCCGCACTGACCACACCCCAGGCCTGGGCCGCCGATGCACCGGCCCTGTTGCTGGCCAATGTGTACCACCCCGGCATGCGCCTTGCGGACTACTGGGTGAGCGAGAAATACGATGGCGTGCGCGGCTATTGGGACGGCCACACGCTGCACACGCGGGGTGGTGAAACCGTGGCGGCACCGGCCTGGTTCACCGCCGGCTGGCCCGACACGCCCATGGACGGCGAGCTGTGGGCAGGACGCGGCCGGTTCAGCCATGCCCAGTCCACCGTGCGCCAGCAGCAGCCGGACGATGCCGCCTGGCGCGAGATGCGCTTCATGGTGTTTGACCTGCCCTCGCATGGCGGCACGTTTGACCAGCGCCTGCCCGCACTGAACAAGCTCGTAGAGTCGCTGAACCAGCCATGGGTGCAGGCCGTGTCACAGCAGCGCGTGGCCAGCGACGCCGCTTTGCAAAAGCTGCTGCTGCGCACCGTGCGTGCGGGTGGCGAAGGACTGATGCTGCACCGGGGCGCATCGATGTACCGCGCAGGCCGCAGTGACGACCTCATCAAGGTCAAGACGCACGAAGACGCCGAAGCCCGCGTGGTCGCCCACTTGCCCGGCCAGGGCCGCCACTCCGGGCGGCTGGGCGCCCTGGTGGTGGAGATGCCTTCGGGCCAACGGTTCCGGCTGGGCGCAGGGTTGACCGATGCGGAGCGCGACCACCCGCCGCCCGTGGGCAGCTGGGTGACCTACCGCTTCAGGGGCACCCACGACAGCGGGGTGCCGCGCTTCGCGAGCTTTGTGCGCGTGCGGGACGACATGCCGCCCACCCGCTGA
- the fabI gene encoding enoyl-ACP reductase FabI, with product MGFLSGKKLLITGVLSNRSIAYGIAKACHEQGAELAFSYVGERFKDRITDFAAEFDSKLIFDCDVGSDEQIERMFADLSQTWAKFDGFVHSIGFAPREAIAGNFLDGLSREGFRIAHDISAYSFPAMAKAALPYLNDKASLLTLSYLGALRSIPNYNTMGLAKASLEASVRYLAEAVGRTEDGRSIRANGISAGPIKTLAASGIKDFGKLLSRVADASPLRRNVTIEDVGNVAAFLLSDLASGMTAEITYVDGGFSQTAGLSADQV from the coding sequence ATGGGTTTTCTGTCCGGCAAGAAGCTGCTCATCACGGGCGTGCTGTCCAACCGCTCCATCGCCTACGGCATTGCCAAGGCCTGCCACGAGCAAGGTGCCGAGCTGGCGTTCAGCTACGTGGGCGAGCGCTTCAAGGACCGCATCACCGACTTTGCAGCCGAGTTCGACTCGAAGCTGATCTTTGATTGCGACGTGGGCAGCGACGAGCAGATCGAGCGCATGTTTGCGGACCTGTCGCAGACCTGGGCGAAGTTTGACGGCTTCGTGCACAGCATCGGCTTTGCACCCCGCGAGGCGATTGCGGGCAACTTTCTGGACGGCCTGAGCCGCGAAGGCTTTCGCATCGCGCACGACATCAGCGCCTACAGCTTCCCGGCCATGGCCAAGGCGGCCCTGCCCTACCTGAACGACAAGGCGTCGCTGCTGACACTGTCGTACCTGGGCGCGCTGCGCTCCATACCCAACTACAACACCATGGGCCTGGCCAAGGCCAGCCTGGAAGCCAGCGTGCGCTACCTGGCCGAGGCCGTGGGCCGCACCGAAGACGGCCGCAGCATCCGCGCCAACGGCATCAGCGCAGGCCCCATCAAGACGCTGGCTGCCAGCGGCATCAAGGACTTTGGCAAACTGCTCAGCCGCGTGGCCGATGCTTCGCCCCTGCGCCGCAACGTCACGATTGAAGACGTGGGCAATGTGGCGGCCTTCCTGCTGTCGGACCTGGCATCGGGCATGACGGCCGAGATCACCTATGTGGACGGCGGCTTCAGCCAGACCGCTGGCCTGAGCGCCGACCAGGTGTAA
- a CDS encoding extracellular solute-binding protein: protein MRFWLALLLMGCAVPAWAAHAYALWGAPRYPAGFSHFDYVNPDAPKGGELRLVSNLRVSTFDKYNPFTIKGNAPAYLSSLMFDSLLVGSMDETATGYGLLAEDVEVAPDGLSATFRLRPEARFHNGKPVLAQDVKHSYETLVGPFTSPSYKTLLIEVAGVDVINDRTVRYRFKQPNRELPITVGGLPVFSRDWGVENGKAKPFDQVVMDIPIGSGPYKIGPVRFGKDITYVRDPQYWARDLNVRRGTANFDRILVKIYKDNTARLEALKAGEFDLMRFFSAGDWARRVTGKKFDTGELVKGEFKHKLPSGFQSYVLNTRRPLLQDARVREALGLAMDYEWMNRQMFYGAYQRVNGLFGNTACETRGSPSPEELALMEPYRKDIPAAAFGPMTMPPRTDGDSSLRANLRRAQALLKEAGWEVRDGALRNAKGEAMELEYMDSNEGGVRTITPWIRNLEKIGVTLRFRSVDFALYQQRLQKFDFDITSLAFQGTNNPGQEFADMFGSQAADVEDSGNFAGVKNPAVDAMIKAMTSAKTEAQLLPACHALERMIAHSHYLIPQWTAATHRMAYNAWRLAKPAAVPPYSSGEGWVIDTWWARMPPQTAPDKK, encoded by the coding sequence ATGCGGTTTTGGCTGGCTTTGTTGCTGATGGGGTGTGCTGTTCCAGCGTGGGCAGCGCATGCGTATGCCTTGTGGGGCGCGCCGCGCTATCCGGCGGGCTTTTCGCATTTCGACTATGTGAATCCCGATGCCCCCAAGGGCGGTGAATTGCGGCTGGTCAGCAACCTGCGCGTCTCCACTTTTGACAAGTACAACCCGTTCACCATCAAGGGCAACGCACCGGCTTACCTGTCGTCGCTGATGTTCGACTCGCTGCTGGTGGGCTCCATGGACGAGACCGCAACCGGCTACGGCCTGCTCGCCGAGGACGTGGAGGTCGCCCCCGACGGACTGTCTGCCACCTTCCGGCTACGGCCTGAGGCGCGCTTTCACAATGGCAAGCCGGTGCTGGCCCAGGACGTGAAGCACAGCTACGAAACGCTGGTAGGCCCCTTCACCTCGCCCTCTTACAAGACCTTGCTGATCGAGGTGGCGGGCGTGGATGTGATCAACGACCGCACCGTGCGCTACCGCTTCAAGCAGCCCAACCGGGAGCTTCCCATCACTGTGGGGGGCTTGCCGGTGTTCAGCCGCGACTGGGGCGTGGAAAACGGCAAGGCCAAGCCTTTTGACCAGGTGGTGATGGACATCCCCATCGGCAGCGGCCCCTACAAGATCGGGCCTGTGCGGTTTGGCAAGGACATCACCTATGTGCGCGACCCGCAGTACTGGGCGCGCGACCTCAATGTACGCAGGGGCACGGCCAACTTCGACCGCATCCTGGTCAAGATCTACAAGGACAACACCGCGCGTCTGGAGGCCCTGAAGGCGGGCGAGTTCGACCTCATGCGGTTCTTCAGTGCGGGCGACTGGGCCCGCCGCGTCACGGGCAAGAAGTTCGACACTGGCGAGCTGGTCAAGGGCGAGTTCAAGCACAAGCTGCCATCGGGCTTTCAGAGCTACGTGCTCAACACCCGCCGCCCGCTGCTGCAGGATGCGCGTGTGCGGGAGGCGCTGGGCCTGGCGATGGACTATGAGTGGATGAACCGCCAGATGTTCTACGGCGCCTACCAGCGCGTGAACGGCCTGTTTGGCAACACAGCCTGCGAAACCAGGGGCAGCCCGTCGCCCGAAGAACTCGCGCTGATGGAGCCCTACCGCAAAGACATTCCTGCGGCTGCGTTTGGCCCCATGACCATGCCCCCCCGCACCGACGGCGATTCGTCACTGCGTGCCAACCTGCGCCGCGCACAGGCTTTGCTGAAAGAGGCAGGCTGGGAGGTGCGCGATGGCGCACTGCGCAACGCGAAGGGTGAGGCCATGGAGCTGGAATACATGGACAGCAACGAAGGCGGTGTTCGCACCATCACCCCCTGGATACGCAACCTCGAAAAGATCGGTGTCACGCTGCGATTCCGCTCCGTGGACTTTGCGCTGTACCAGCAGCGGCTGCAGAAGTTTGACTTTGACATCACCTCGCTCGCGTTCCAGGGCACCAACAATCCGGGGCAGGAATTCGCCGACATGTTCGGCAGCCAGGCGGCCGATGTGGAGGACTCCGGCAACTTCGCAGGTGTCAAAAATCCGGCGGTGGACGCCATGATCAAAGCCATGACGTCGGCCAAAACGGAGGCCCAGTTGCTGCCTGCCTGCCACGCGCTGGAGCGCATGATTGCGCACAGCCACTACCTCATTCCGCAGTGGACGGCGGCCACGCACCGCATGGCCTACAACGCCTGGCGCCTGGCCAAGCCTGCAGCGGTGCCGCCGTATTCGAGCGGCGAAGGCTGGGTTATCGACACCTGGTGGGCGCGCATGCCGCCACAGACCGCGCCCGACAAAAAATAA